One stretch of Miscanthus floridulus cultivar M001 chromosome 18, ASM1932011v1, whole genome shotgun sequence DNA includes these proteins:
- the LOC136522661 gene encoding uncharacterized protein isoform X1 translates to MAAPASSSSSTTSGSPATTAGGGPRPYRSRFGDTTLTKVFVGGLAWETPSEGLRQHFERYGDILEAVVITDRLTGRSKGYGFVTFREPEAARRAVQDPNPTIAGRRANCNIASLGPPPRPAQQPQVVVTGRGPYAEQGPHLQVPQFIPRAPASPQMMPQRQHGGGLAAIYPSQFGYWYPPDFQYQQALANPQVLQNYYAQLYGLTSPAAAAPYHQYLGYVAHPPPTPRPAILPPPPAAAQQVAVQPLAQHPPPAQQVTVQPLLQHPPAQIQAAPFFPASSLSHNFRLQLPPPQAMPVLPPNTTESLPADQAAASAARATNASSTPGA, encoded by the exons ATGGCAGCcccggcgtcgtcgtcgtcgtcgacgacGTCCGGGTCGCCGGCCACTACCGCCGGCGGCGGGCCGCGGCCGTACCGGTCGCGGTTCGGCGACACGACGCTGACGAAGGTGTTCGTGGGCGGGCTGGCGTGGGAGACGCCCTCGGAGGGGCTCCGGCAGCACTTCGAGCGGTACGGCGACATCCTGGAGGCCGTCGTCATCACGGACCGCCTCACCGGCCGCTCCAAGGGCTACGGATTC GTGACGTTCCGGGAGCCGGAGGCGGCGCGGCGCGCGGTGCAGGACCCGAACCCGACGATCGCCGGGCGGCGCGCCAACTGCAACATTGCCTCGCTGGGCCCGCCGCCGCGCCCCGCGCAGCAGCCTCAAG TTGTTGTTACAGGCAGGGGTCCCTACGCGGAACAGGGACCCCACTTGCAGGTCCCGCAATTCATCCCCAGGGCGCCGGCCTCTCCCCAGATGATGCCCCAGCGGCAGCACGGTGGTGGCCTAGCTGCTATCTACCCGTCTCAGTTTGG GTACTGGTACCCGCCTGACTTTCAATACCAACAG GCCCTAGCCAATCCTCAAGTGCTGCAGAACTACTACGCTCAGCTGTATGGTCTGACCTCGCCCGCGGCGGCGGCACCCTACCACCAGTACCTCGGGTACGTGGCGCATCCGCCTCCAACGCCAAGGCCGGCGATactgccaccgccgccggcggcggcacaGCAGGTCGCCGTGCAACCGTTGGCACAGCATCCGCCGCCGGCACAGCAGGTCACCGTGCAACCACTGCTTCAGCATCCACCGGCACAGATCCAGGCCGCCCCTTTCTTCCCGGCTTCCTCGCTTTCGCACAACTTCAGGCTCCAGCTGCCGCCGCCTCAAGCTATGCCAGTATTGCCTCCCAACACAACAG AATCTCTGCCAGCTGATCAGGCCGCTGCCTCTGCAGCTCGTGCGACAAATGCGAGCAGTACTCCGGGAGCCTGA
- the LOC136522661 gene encoding uncharacterized protein isoform X2 — MAAPASSSSSTTSGSPATTAGGGPRPYRSRFGDTTLTKVFVGGLAWETPSEGLRQHFERYGDILEAVVITDRLTGRSKGYGFVTFREPEAARRAVQDPNPTIAGRRANCNIASLGPPPRPAQQPQGRGPYAEQGPHLQVPQFIPRAPASPQMMPQRQHGGGLAAIYPSQFGYWYPPDFQYQQALANPQVLQNYYAQLYGLTSPAAAAPYHQYLGYVAHPPPTPRPAILPPPPAAAQQVAVQPLAQHPPPAQQVTVQPLLQHPPAQIQAAPFFPASSLSHNFRLQLPPPQAMPVLPPNTTESLPADQAAASAARATNASSTPGA, encoded by the exons ATGGCAGCcccggcgtcgtcgtcgtcgtcgacgacGTCCGGGTCGCCGGCCACTACCGCCGGCGGCGGGCCGCGGCCGTACCGGTCGCGGTTCGGCGACACGACGCTGACGAAGGTGTTCGTGGGCGGGCTGGCGTGGGAGACGCCCTCGGAGGGGCTCCGGCAGCACTTCGAGCGGTACGGCGACATCCTGGAGGCCGTCGTCATCACGGACCGCCTCACCGGCCGCTCCAAGGGCTACGGATTC GTGACGTTCCGGGAGCCGGAGGCGGCGCGGCGCGCGGTGCAGGACCCGAACCCGACGATCGCCGGGCGGCGCGCCAACTGCAACATTGCCTCGCTGGGCCCGCCGCCGCGCCCCGCGCAGCAGCCTCAAG GCAGGGGTCCCTACGCGGAACAGGGACCCCACTTGCAGGTCCCGCAATTCATCCCCAGGGCGCCGGCCTCTCCCCAGATGATGCCCCAGCGGCAGCACGGTGGTGGCCTAGCTGCTATCTACCCGTCTCAGTTTGG GTACTGGTACCCGCCTGACTTTCAATACCAACAG GCCCTAGCCAATCCTCAAGTGCTGCAGAACTACTACGCTCAGCTGTATGGTCTGACCTCGCCCGCGGCGGCGGCACCCTACCACCAGTACCTCGGGTACGTGGCGCATCCGCCTCCAACGCCAAGGCCGGCGATactgccaccgccgccggcggcggcacaGCAGGTCGCCGTGCAACCGTTGGCACAGCATCCGCCGCCGGCACAGCAGGTCACCGTGCAACCACTGCTTCAGCATCCACCGGCACAGATCCAGGCCGCCCCTTTCTTCCCGGCTTCCTCGCTTTCGCACAACTTCAGGCTCCAGCTGCCGCCGCCTCAAGCTATGCCAGTATTGCCTCCCAACACAACAG AATCTCTGCCAGCTGATCAGGCCGCTGCCTCTGCAGCTCGTGCGACAAATGCGAGCAGTACTCCGGGAGCCTGA